In Artemia franciscana chromosome 8, ASM3288406v1, whole genome shotgun sequence, a genomic segment contains:
- the LOC136030030 gene encoding probable methyltransferase-like protein 24, which produces MEYGCEVHGFDPTIEEPEQTGERRFIFHKIGLQAKDKVNTKGWHMKSLRSIMTLLGHGNRIIDVIKMDIEQSEYEAAPNMIDSGVTAQIKQIALETHNFQMSRQDSQNYRFKYQQIYKLEKHGFIRFSSQAGMGSDRLNEIANISDFFIYEMAWYNPKFYFV; this is translated from the exons ATGGAATATGGCTGCGAAGTCCATGGTTTTGATCCAACTATCGAAGAGCCTGAACAAACTGGAGAGCGACGAttcatttttcataaaattg gcCTTCAAGCAAAAGATAAAGTAAACACCAAGGGTTGGCACATGAAAAGCTTACGATCAATCATGACACTTCTTGGACACGGGAATCGTATAATCGATGTCATAAAAATGGATATTGAACAATCCGAATACGAGGCTGCCCCAAATATGATTGATAGTG gtgtTACAGCCCAAATCAAGCAAATAGCATTAGAAACTCATAATTTTCAAATGTCAAGACAAGATAGTCAAAACTACCGCTTCAAATACCAGCAAATATATAAATTGGAAAAGCATGGATTTATCAGATTCAGCTCGCAGGCTGGAATGGGCAGTGATAGACTAAACGAAATTGCGAATATTAGtgacttttttatttatgagaTGGCTTGGTAtaatccaaaattttattttgtttga